A single region of the Brachypodium distachyon strain Bd21 chromosome 3, Brachypodium_distachyon_v3.0, whole genome shotgun sequence genome encodes:
- the LOC100843670 gene encoding extra-large guanine nucleotide-binding protein 3 isoform X1 codes for MSSSPSAPAPPDPPQPETVWSRALRKLLPAGAPVPDEDQLDYSFSVALSADAPVRGPPTPASRSSNAAAAPLLPFSRHRRRISRLLRPDPPAPPTAPSPPSSPDTSSPTSSPPPYKSPSPPSQPLPPPDSDRPGPSNKQRACARCSKGVMGMGILGEREECLACGARYCAGCVLRAMGSMPEGRKCVGCIGRPVADARRRARLGKGSRLLARLLAPAEVRQVMHAERGCASNQVRPDEIVVNGRRLSQGELDLLLGCAVPPVRLTPGQYWYDKDSGLWGKEGEKPDMIVSSKLNVGGKLQADASNGSTQVFINGREITKTELRMLKLCFEVSEYITSGLEAAPLFAIFWTRQLHKFGNVQCPRNTHFWLYDDGSYEEEGQNIIKGNIWQKASTRLIATLFSLPIPPGYSHGLKEDASVYLSRFVPDYLELKRVQKLLLVGVEGSGSSTIFKQAKFLCGSKFSREEILNLKLMIQSNVYRYLSTLLEWRECFEDEALEEGRELDTSHYKSDGSTEEPKVAHTKSSLYSLNERLVHFADWLLEIVALGDLDAFFPAATREYAPLVEEVWKDPAIQATYKRNNDLSFLPDVASYFLERVVEISSNEYEPTETDILYAEGINQWNGLSLLEFSFDERGPDSNSYLDKPDNPSTETKYQLIHIDSEGLRGGFKWLDMLEDVRAIIFCISLADYDQMWAHQSSGELSNKMIASRDLFEDVIRRPSFEDTPCVLLLNKYDTFEEKIGMVPLTVCDWFADFSTVELHHHTKQSLASHAYYYIAVKFKDLYSSALRDHRDRNRKLFVFQTRALERRSVEGALGYVREVLRWDNVRKSDVFGGSVDESSCTCSIDIDMSTSS; via the exons ATGTCTTCATCCCCGTCTGCTCCGGCGCCTCCCGACCCGCCGCAGCCGGAGACGGTGTGGTCACGGGCCCTCCGGAAGCTGCTCCCCGCGGGCGCGCCGGTCCCCGACGAGGACCAGCTCGACTACTCCTTCTCCGTCGCGCTCTCCGCGGACGCTCCGGTCCGTGGGCCACCAACCCCTGCCTCCCGCTCCTCcaacgccgcggcggcgcccctcctccccttttcgcgccaccgccgccgcatctcccgcctcctccgcccggaccctcctgctcctcctaccgcgccatcgccgccttCCTCACCGGACACCTCGAGCCCTACCTCCTCGCCCCCGCCTTATAAATCCCCTTCGCCGCCCTCTCAGCCACTCCCGCCACCCGATTCGGACCGGCCGGGGCCCAGCAACAAGCAGCGGGCGTGCGCGAGGTGTAGCAAGGGGGTAATGGGGATGGGGATCCTTGGGGAAAGGGAGGAGTGTCTGGCCTGCGGCGCGCGGTACTGCGCCGGGTGCGTGCTGCGGGCGATGGGGTCCATGCCGGAGGGTCGCAAGTGCGTTGGCTGCATTGGCCGGCCCGTGGCGGACGCCCGGCGCCGGGCACGGCTGGGCAAGGGGTCGCGGCTTCTGGCGCGGCTGCTCGCGCCCGCGGAGGTGCGGCAGGTCATGCACGCAGAGCGCGGATGCGCCTCCAACCAGGTGCGGCCGGATGAGATCGTGGTGAACGGGCGACGGCTCTCGCAGGGAGAGTTGGATTTGCTGCTCGGGTGCGCTGTGCCGCCAGTGCGCCTCACGCCGGGGCAGTACTGGTATGACAAGGACTCCGGGCTGTGGGGGAAG GAAGGTGAGAAGCCAGATATGATTGTTAGTTCAAAGCTGAATGTTGGAGGGAAGCTTCAAGCAGACGCTAGCAACGGTAGTACGCAGGTGTTCATAAACGGGCGTGAGATTACGAAAACAGAGCTAAGGATGCTCAAG TTGTGCTTTGAGGTTAGTGAGTATATCACTTCAGGACTTGAGGCTGCACCTCTTTTTGCCATCTTCTGGACTAGACAACTACACAAG TTCGGCAATGTACAGTGCCCACGAAATACTCATTTCTGGTTATATGATGATGGATCTTacgaggaggaggggcaaaACATAATAAAAGGAAATATTTGGCAAAAG GCATCTACTCGTCTTATTGCTACCCTTTTTTCGCTGCCAATCCCTCCTGGATATTCGCATGGCTTGAAAGAAGATGCTTCTGTGTACTTGAGTAGGTTTGTCCCAGATTACCTGGAGTTGAAACGAGTTCAGAAACTTCTATTGGTTGGAGTAGAAGGATCAGGATCAAGCACAATCTTTAAGCAG GCAAAGTTCTTGTGTGGAAGCAAGTTCTCTAGAGAAGAAATACTCAATTTGAAGCTCATGATACAAAGCAATGTTTACAGATACCTTAGCACACTGCTTGAGTGGCGAGAATGCTTCGAAGATGAAGCTTTAGAGGAAGGGAGAGAGCTTGACACAAGTCATTACAAGTCTGATG GTTCAACAGAGGAACCAAAGGTTGCACATACCAAGTCATCTTTATATTCGCTAAACGAAAGACTCGTGCACTTTGCTGACTGGCTGTTGGAGATAGTCGCTCTGGGTGACCTCGATGCATTCTTTCCTGCTGCAACTCGCGAATATGCACCTCTTGTCGAAGAGGTTTGGAAAGATCCTGCTATTCAAGCAACATACAAAAGGAATAATGATTTGTCTTTTCTTCCAGATGTTGCCAGTTATTTTCTGGAAAGG GTGGTTGAAATATCTAGTAACGAATATGAACCTACAGAGACAGACATCTTGTACGCAGAGGGTATCAACCAGTGGAATGGCCTCTCATTACTTGAATTCTCATTCGATGAGCGAGGCCCAGACTCTAACTCCTACCTTGACAAGCCTGACAATCCATCAACAGAAACGAA GTACCAACTGATCCACATCGATTCTGAAGGACTGCGCGGGGGCTTCAAGTGGCTGGACATGCTGGAAGATGTACGGGCCATCATCTTCTGCATCTCGCTCGCAGACTACGACCAAATGTGGGCTCATCAGAGCTCAGGGGAGCTGAGCAACAAAATGATCGCGAGCAGGGACCTGTTTGAGGACGTGATACGCCGCCCGTCCTTCGAGGACACCCCCtgtgtgctgctgctgaacAAGTACGACACCTTCGAGGAGAAGATTGGCATGGTGCCCCTGACGGTGTGCGACTGGTTCGCAGACTTCAGCACCGTGGAGCTACACCACCACACGAAGCAGTCGCTGGCGAGCCACGCCTACTACTACATTGCGGTCAAGTTCAAGGACCTGTACTCCTCGGCCTTGAGGGATCACCGGGACAGAAACCGCAAGCTCTTCGTGTTCCAGACGAGAGCCCTGGAGCGGAGGTCCGTGGAGGGCGCCTTAGGGTATGTCAGGGAGGTGCTGAGATGGGACAACGTGAGGAAGAGCGACGTGTTTGGTGGTAGCGTTGATGAGTCGTCTTGCACTTGCAGTATTGATATTGATATGAGCACATCGTCCTAG
- the LOC100843670 gene encoding extra-large guanine nucleotide-binding protein 3 isoform X2, translating to MSSSPSAPAPPDPPQPETVWSRALRKLLPAGAPVPDEDQLDYSFSVALSADAPVRGPPTPASRSSNAAAAPLLPFSRHRRRISRLLRPDPPAPPTAPSPPSSPDTSSPTSSPPPYKSPSPPSQPLPPPDSDRPGPSNKQRACARCSKGVMGMGILGEREECLACGARYCAGCVLRAMGSMPEGRKCVGCIGRPVADARRRARLGKGSRLLARLLAPAEVRQVMHAERGCASNQVRPDEIVVNGRRLSQGELDLLLGCAVPPVRLTPGQYWYDKDSGLWGKEGEKPDMIVSSKLNVGGKLQADASNGSTQVFINGREITKTELRMLKLCFEVSEYITSGLEAAPLFAIFWTRQLHKFGNVQCPRNTHFWLYDDGSYEEEGQNIIKGNIWQKASTRLIATLFSLPIPPGYSHGLKEDASVYLSRFVPDYLELKRVQKLLLVGVEGSGSSTIFKQAKFLCGSKFSREEILNLKLMIQSNVYRYLSTLLEWRECFEDEALEEGRELDTSHYKSDEEPKVAHTKSSLYSLNERLVHFADWLLEIVALGDLDAFFPAATREYAPLVEEVWKDPAIQATYKRNNDLSFLPDVASYFLERVVEISSNEYEPTETDILYAEGINQWNGLSLLEFSFDERGPDSNSYLDKPDNPSTETKYQLIHIDSEGLRGGFKWLDMLEDVRAIIFCISLADYDQMWAHQSSGELSNKMIASRDLFEDVIRRPSFEDTPCVLLLNKYDTFEEKIGMVPLTVCDWFADFSTVELHHHTKQSLASHAYYYIAVKFKDLYSSALRDHRDRNRKLFVFQTRALERRSVEGALGYVREVLRWDNVRKSDVFGGSVDESSCTCSIDIDMSTSS from the exons ATGTCTTCATCCCCGTCTGCTCCGGCGCCTCCCGACCCGCCGCAGCCGGAGACGGTGTGGTCACGGGCCCTCCGGAAGCTGCTCCCCGCGGGCGCGCCGGTCCCCGACGAGGACCAGCTCGACTACTCCTTCTCCGTCGCGCTCTCCGCGGACGCTCCGGTCCGTGGGCCACCAACCCCTGCCTCCCGCTCCTCcaacgccgcggcggcgcccctcctccccttttcgcgccaccgccgccgcatctcccgcctcctccgcccggaccctcctgctcctcctaccgcgccatcgccgccttCCTCACCGGACACCTCGAGCCCTACCTCCTCGCCCCCGCCTTATAAATCCCCTTCGCCGCCCTCTCAGCCACTCCCGCCACCCGATTCGGACCGGCCGGGGCCCAGCAACAAGCAGCGGGCGTGCGCGAGGTGTAGCAAGGGGGTAATGGGGATGGGGATCCTTGGGGAAAGGGAGGAGTGTCTGGCCTGCGGCGCGCGGTACTGCGCCGGGTGCGTGCTGCGGGCGATGGGGTCCATGCCGGAGGGTCGCAAGTGCGTTGGCTGCATTGGCCGGCCCGTGGCGGACGCCCGGCGCCGGGCACGGCTGGGCAAGGGGTCGCGGCTTCTGGCGCGGCTGCTCGCGCCCGCGGAGGTGCGGCAGGTCATGCACGCAGAGCGCGGATGCGCCTCCAACCAGGTGCGGCCGGATGAGATCGTGGTGAACGGGCGACGGCTCTCGCAGGGAGAGTTGGATTTGCTGCTCGGGTGCGCTGTGCCGCCAGTGCGCCTCACGCCGGGGCAGTACTGGTATGACAAGGACTCCGGGCTGTGGGGGAAG GAAGGTGAGAAGCCAGATATGATTGTTAGTTCAAAGCTGAATGTTGGAGGGAAGCTTCAAGCAGACGCTAGCAACGGTAGTACGCAGGTGTTCATAAACGGGCGTGAGATTACGAAAACAGAGCTAAGGATGCTCAAG TTGTGCTTTGAGGTTAGTGAGTATATCACTTCAGGACTTGAGGCTGCACCTCTTTTTGCCATCTTCTGGACTAGACAACTACACAAG TTCGGCAATGTACAGTGCCCACGAAATACTCATTTCTGGTTATATGATGATGGATCTTacgaggaggaggggcaaaACATAATAAAAGGAAATATTTGGCAAAAG GCATCTACTCGTCTTATTGCTACCCTTTTTTCGCTGCCAATCCCTCCTGGATATTCGCATGGCTTGAAAGAAGATGCTTCTGTGTACTTGAGTAGGTTTGTCCCAGATTACCTGGAGTTGAAACGAGTTCAGAAACTTCTATTGGTTGGAGTAGAAGGATCAGGATCAAGCACAATCTTTAAGCAG GCAAAGTTCTTGTGTGGAAGCAAGTTCTCTAGAGAAGAAATACTCAATTTGAAGCTCATGATACAAAGCAATGTTTACAGATACCTTAGCACACTGCTTGAGTGGCGAGAATGCTTCGAAGATGAAGCTTTAGAGGAAGGGAGAGAGCTTGACACAAGTCATTACAAGTCTGATG AGGAACCAAAGGTTGCACATACCAAGTCATCTTTATATTCGCTAAACGAAAGACTCGTGCACTTTGCTGACTGGCTGTTGGAGATAGTCGCTCTGGGTGACCTCGATGCATTCTTTCCTGCTGCAACTCGCGAATATGCACCTCTTGTCGAAGAGGTTTGGAAAGATCCTGCTATTCAAGCAACATACAAAAGGAATAATGATTTGTCTTTTCTTCCAGATGTTGCCAGTTATTTTCTGGAAAGG GTGGTTGAAATATCTAGTAACGAATATGAACCTACAGAGACAGACATCTTGTACGCAGAGGGTATCAACCAGTGGAATGGCCTCTCATTACTTGAATTCTCATTCGATGAGCGAGGCCCAGACTCTAACTCCTACCTTGACAAGCCTGACAATCCATCAACAGAAACGAA GTACCAACTGATCCACATCGATTCTGAAGGACTGCGCGGGGGCTTCAAGTGGCTGGACATGCTGGAAGATGTACGGGCCATCATCTTCTGCATCTCGCTCGCAGACTACGACCAAATGTGGGCTCATCAGAGCTCAGGGGAGCTGAGCAACAAAATGATCGCGAGCAGGGACCTGTTTGAGGACGTGATACGCCGCCCGTCCTTCGAGGACACCCCCtgtgtgctgctgctgaacAAGTACGACACCTTCGAGGAGAAGATTGGCATGGTGCCCCTGACGGTGTGCGACTGGTTCGCAGACTTCAGCACCGTGGAGCTACACCACCACACGAAGCAGTCGCTGGCGAGCCACGCCTACTACTACATTGCGGTCAAGTTCAAGGACCTGTACTCCTCGGCCTTGAGGGATCACCGGGACAGAAACCGCAAGCTCTTCGTGTTCCAGACGAGAGCCCTGGAGCGGAGGTCCGTGGAGGGCGCCTTAGGGTATGTCAGGGAGGTGCTGAGATGGGACAACGTGAGGAAGAGCGACGTGTTTGGTGGTAGCGTTGATGAGTCGTCTTGCACTTGCAGTATTGATATTGATATGAGCACATCGTCCTAG
- the LOC100843363 gene encoding mitochondrial Rho GTPase 1 encodes MATPAAKQRGLRVVVVGDPGTGKSSLIVALAANQYPVTPPRVVPPTRLPVDLFPERIPITVVDTSSSEGRTAELITECQAADAVVLTYACDSPETLDRLSSFWLPKLRSCQVKVPVIVAGCKLDLKDEQQGDLAQAVEPIMQSFGEIETCIECSALRQIQVGEVFFYAQKAVIYPTAPLFDQNIEALTSRCISALKRIFILSDHDMDGALSDAELNEFQIRCFDTPLQPAEIVGVKKAVKEKMPEGVNVNGLTLTGFLYLHALFMEKGQVQTTWTVLRNFNYDNDLKVRADPIPKIAPDQTLELTNEAVDFLRGIFKMFDMDNDGALLPAELEGLFSTAPENPWSSNPYKDCAENNVLGDLSLEGFLSKWALMTLLDPANSFSNLKYVCYPGDFSSAFTITRKRRVDRQKQKTQRNVIQCYVFGPRGAGKTALLQSFLGRQHSDTPTARSERFAANVVELCDDTRKKLVLREIPEVDISSLLSKKESLAPCDVAAFVYDSSDELSWQKAKEMLVQVATHGENTGYSVPCLIVACKDDLARSPLALQESIRVSQDMGMETPIPISVKLDGLNYIFCRIVHAAQKPHLSIPETEAGKARRRYNRLLNRSLMVVSVGVVAVVGIAACRIYAARKNTSS; translated from the exons AtggcgacgccggcggcgaaacAGCGGGGCCtgcgggtggtggtggtcggcGACCCCGGCACCGGCAAGTCCAGCCTCATCGTCGCTCTTGCCGCCAACCAGTACCCCGTGACCCCTCCCCGCGTCGTGCCCCCCACCCGCCTCCCCGTCGACCTCTTCCCGGAACGCATCCCCATCACCGTCGTCGACACCTCCTCCAG CGAGGGGCGCACGGCGGAGCTGATTACCGAATGCCAGGCGGCGGATGCGGTGGTGCTGACGTATGCCTGCGACAGTCCCGAGACTCTGGACAGGCTCAGCTCGTTCTGGCTGCCCAAGCTCCGGAGCTGCCAG GTAAAGGTGCCGGTGATCGTGGCAGGGTGCAAGCTGGACCTCAAGGACGAACAGCAGGGTGACCTTGCACAGGCTGTGGAGCCCATCATGCAGAGCTTCGGCGAGATTGAGACCTGCATTGAGTGCTCCGCACTGCGCCAGATCCAG GTGGGGGAGGTCTTCTTTTATGCCCAGAAGGCAGTGATTTACCCAACAGCTCCTCTCTTTGATCAAAACATAGAAGCTCTAACGTCCCGTTGTATCAGTGCTTTGAAACGGATATTCATTTTAAGCGACCATGATATGGATGGAGCTCTCAGTGATGCGGAGCTCAATGAATTTCAG ATCAGATGTTTTGACACTCCTCTCCAGCCTGCTGAAATAGTAGGTGTGAAGAAAGCTGTTAAAGAAAAGATGCCTGAAGGTGTAAATGTTAATGGGCTTACCTTAACTGGTTTCCTCTACCTTCATGCTCTTTTTATGGAAAAGGGTCAAGTCCAAACTACCTGGACAGTATTGAGGAACTTTAATTATGATAATGACTTGAAGGTTAGGGCGGATCCAATTCCAAAGATAGCTCCTGACCAG ACTCTAGAATTGACAAATGAAGCAGTTGATTTCTTGAGAGGAATATTCAAAATGTTTGACATGGATAAT GATGGAGCTTTGCTTCCTGCTGAGCTGGAGGGTCTTTTCTCAACTGCACCCGAAAA CCCATGGTCTTCAAATCCTTACAAAGACTGTGCTGAAAATAATGTATTGGGTGATCTGTCACTTGAAGGTTTTCTCTCGAAG TGGGCTCTAATGACACTACTAGATCCAGCAAATAGCTTTTCCAACTTAAAATATGTTTGCTATCCTGGTGATTTTAGCTCTGCATTTACTATCACAAGGAAAAGAAGAGTGGATcgtcaaaaacagaaaactcAAAGAAATGTAATCCAGTGTTATGTTTTTGGGCCTAGAGGCGCTGGAAAGACTGCACTACTACAATCATTCCTTGGAAG GCAGCATTCTGATACTCCTACAGCTAGAAGTGAACGATTTGCAGCAAATGTTGTTGAGCTGTGTGAT GATACTAGAAAGAAACTTGTTTTGCGGGAGATTCCTGAAGTTGATATAAGTTCATTATTGTCTAAGAAGGAATCCTTGGCACCTTGTGATGTAGCAGCATTTGTATATGATAG TTCTGATGAACTTTCATGGCAAAAAGCAAAAGAGATGCTTGTGCAAGTCGCTACACATGGAGAAAACACTGGCTACAGTGTTCCTTGTCTTATAGTTGCATGTAAGGATGATCTTGCCCGATCTCCACTGGCTCTACAGGAATCAATCAGG GTGAGCCAAGACATGGGAATGGAAACACCAATTCCTATCAGCGTTAAGCTGGATGGCTTGAACTATATTTTCTGCAGAATAGTTCATGCGGCACAGAAGCCTCACCTGAGCATTCCAGAGACTGAAGCTGGGAAAGCACGTAGGCGGTACAATCGGCTTCTAAACCGTTCTCTTATGGTTGTTTCAG TTGGAGTTGTTGCAGTTGTGGGGATAGCTGCTTGCCGGATCTATGCAGCCAGGAAGAACACATCCTCTTGA
- the LOC100843670 gene encoding extra-large guanine nucleotide-binding protein 3 isoform X3, with translation MSSSPSAPAPPDPPQPETVWSRALRKLLPAGAPVPDEDQLDYSFSVALSADAPVRGPPTPASRSSNAAAAPLLPFSRHRRRISRLLRPDPPAPPTAPSPPSSPDTSSPTSSPPPYKSPSPPSQPLPPPDSDRPGPSNKQRACARCSKGVMGMGILGEREECLACGARYCAGCVLRAMGSMPEGRKCVGCIGRPVADARRRARLGKGSRLLARLLAPAEVRQVMHAERGCASNQVRPDEIVVNGRRLSQGELDLLLGCAVPPVRLTPGQYWYDKDSGLWGKEGEKPDMIVSSKLNVGGKLQADASNGSTQVFINGREITKTELRMLKFGNVQCPRNTHFWLYDDGSYEEEGQNIIKGNIWQKASTRLIATLFSLPIPPGYSHGLKEDASVYLSRFVPDYLELKRVQKLLLVGVEGSGSSTIFKQAKFLCGSKFSREEILNLKLMIQSNVYRYLSTLLEWRECFEDEALEEGRELDTSHYKSDGSTEEPKVAHTKSSLYSLNERLVHFADWLLEIVALGDLDAFFPAATREYAPLVEEVWKDPAIQATYKRNNDLSFLPDVASYFLERVVEISSNEYEPTETDILYAEGINQWNGLSLLEFSFDERGPDSNSYLDKPDNPSTETKYQLIHIDSEGLRGGFKWLDMLEDVRAIIFCISLADYDQMWAHQSSGELSNKMIASRDLFEDVIRRPSFEDTPCVLLLNKYDTFEEKIGMVPLTVCDWFADFSTVELHHHTKQSLASHAYYYIAVKFKDLYSSALRDHRDRNRKLFVFQTRALERRSVEGALGYVREVLRWDNVRKSDVFGGSVDESSCTCSIDIDMSTSS, from the exons ATGTCTTCATCCCCGTCTGCTCCGGCGCCTCCCGACCCGCCGCAGCCGGAGACGGTGTGGTCACGGGCCCTCCGGAAGCTGCTCCCCGCGGGCGCGCCGGTCCCCGACGAGGACCAGCTCGACTACTCCTTCTCCGTCGCGCTCTCCGCGGACGCTCCGGTCCGTGGGCCACCAACCCCTGCCTCCCGCTCCTCcaacgccgcggcggcgcccctcctccccttttcgcgccaccgccgccgcatctcccgcctcctccgcccggaccctcctgctcctcctaccgcgccatcgccgccttCCTCACCGGACACCTCGAGCCCTACCTCCTCGCCCCCGCCTTATAAATCCCCTTCGCCGCCCTCTCAGCCACTCCCGCCACCCGATTCGGACCGGCCGGGGCCCAGCAACAAGCAGCGGGCGTGCGCGAGGTGTAGCAAGGGGGTAATGGGGATGGGGATCCTTGGGGAAAGGGAGGAGTGTCTGGCCTGCGGCGCGCGGTACTGCGCCGGGTGCGTGCTGCGGGCGATGGGGTCCATGCCGGAGGGTCGCAAGTGCGTTGGCTGCATTGGCCGGCCCGTGGCGGACGCCCGGCGCCGGGCACGGCTGGGCAAGGGGTCGCGGCTTCTGGCGCGGCTGCTCGCGCCCGCGGAGGTGCGGCAGGTCATGCACGCAGAGCGCGGATGCGCCTCCAACCAGGTGCGGCCGGATGAGATCGTGGTGAACGGGCGACGGCTCTCGCAGGGAGAGTTGGATTTGCTGCTCGGGTGCGCTGTGCCGCCAGTGCGCCTCACGCCGGGGCAGTACTGGTATGACAAGGACTCCGGGCTGTGGGGGAAG GAAGGTGAGAAGCCAGATATGATTGTTAGTTCAAAGCTGAATGTTGGAGGGAAGCTTCAAGCAGACGCTAGCAACGGTAGTACGCAGGTGTTCATAAACGGGCGTGAGATTACGAAAACAGAGCTAAGGATGCTCAAG TTCGGCAATGTACAGTGCCCACGAAATACTCATTTCTGGTTATATGATGATGGATCTTacgaggaggaggggcaaaACATAATAAAAGGAAATATTTGGCAAAAG GCATCTACTCGTCTTATTGCTACCCTTTTTTCGCTGCCAATCCCTCCTGGATATTCGCATGGCTTGAAAGAAGATGCTTCTGTGTACTTGAGTAGGTTTGTCCCAGATTACCTGGAGTTGAAACGAGTTCAGAAACTTCTATTGGTTGGAGTAGAAGGATCAGGATCAAGCACAATCTTTAAGCAG GCAAAGTTCTTGTGTGGAAGCAAGTTCTCTAGAGAAGAAATACTCAATTTGAAGCTCATGATACAAAGCAATGTTTACAGATACCTTAGCACACTGCTTGAGTGGCGAGAATGCTTCGAAGATGAAGCTTTAGAGGAAGGGAGAGAGCTTGACACAAGTCATTACAAGTCTGATG GTTCAACAGAGGAACCAAAGGTTGCACATACCAAGTCATCTTTATATTCGCTAAACGAAAGACTCGTGCACTTTGCTGACTGGCTGTTGGAGATAGTCGCTCTGGGTGACCTCGATGCATTCTTTCCTGCTGCAACTCGCGAATATGCACCTCTTGTCGAAGAGGTTTGGAAAGATCCTGCTATTCAAGCAACATACAAAAGGAATAATGATTTGTCTTTTCTTCCAGATGTTGCCAGTTATTTTCTGGAAAGG GTGGTTGAAATATCTAGTAACGAATATGAACCTACAGAGACAGACATCTTGTACGCAGAGGGTATCAACCAGTGGAATGGCCTCTCATTACTTGAATTCTCATTCGATGAGCGAGGCCCAGACTCTAACTCCTACCTTGACAAGCCTGACAATCCATCAACAGAAACGAA GTACCAACTGATCCACATCGATTCTGAAGGACTGCGCGGGGGCTTCAAGTGGCTGGACATGCTGGAAGATGTACGGGCCATCATCTTCTGCATCTCGCTCGCAGACTACGACCAAATGTGGGCTCATCAGAGCTCAGGGGAGCTGAGCAACAAAATGATCGCGAGCAGGGACCTGTTTGAGGACGTGATACGCCGCCCGTCCTTCGAGGACACCCCCtgtgtgctgctgctgaacAAGTACGACACCTTCGAGGAGAAGATTGGCATGGTGCCCCTGACGGTGTGCGACTGGTTCGCAGACTTCAGCACCGTGGAGCTACACCACCACACGAAGCAGTCGCTGGCGAGCCACGCCTACTACTACATTGCGGTCAAGTTCAAGGACCTGTACTCCTCGGCCTTGAGGGATCACCGGGACAGAAACCGCAAGCTCTTCGTGTTCCAGACGAGAGCCCTGGAGCGGAGGTCCGTGGAGGGCGCCTTAGGGTATGTCAGGGAGGTGCTGAGATGGGACAACGTGAGGAAGAGCGACGTGTTTGGTGGTAGCGTTGATGAGTCGTCTTGCACTTGCAGTATTGATATTGATATGAGCACATCGTCCTAG